The DNA window GTGGGTGAGATCAGAGAAAGGAAATCAAGTCGACTAACATGGCAATCACTACAACACTCCAGTCTCCAGGGACTAACTAGATGCGACCAGTACAAATCCGACAGGGACTAAAGCACTCCTGTAAAGAGGCGAGGACTGCCTCTACGCATCAGTGAGGGAGGAAGGGAGCAAAGAACTGACCTCCGATGATATGCTCCTGCAGGACACGGGCTGACCACCGGCCAGTGGGGTTGTGCGGGGCGCAGGTTGAGGCACACGCGGAGCAGAGGTATGGATGCCAGCGCCATCGTCCTTGGCATTCCTTCAGAAAAAACAGAAGAGGAAAAAAAGAACATATGTTGAGAAACATGGCTATCCAGATACCAGATACGACAAGCAGGAAAAAACAGACTGTAATAATTTTACCTCCATTTGGACTCACGCAGGAGGTCAATTGGCCTTGAAGGTCCCTTGCCCTGCTGCTCACCCTACAAATGCAGCATCGAACATAAATAGCGAGCTTGGACTGTAGGTGTTGCAAGCATCATCAAAAGAGCTTGGACTGTAGGTATTACAAATCTTAAGAAAGTAGCAAGCTTTCCTTAGTTTAACCTCAATTGTTGTGTACAAATTCTCCAGTTTCTGCATTTAAGTGGTATATATAATAAGACACACAGACAGAAAGACAGAGATGGGGGTAAAATCGCTAGCACCCAAGCTGTGCTCACTGCTGTGAGCACATGGAGATAGGGCAAAATCAAGTGCCTATCACCACAAATACGCCAATCTCCATAATAAATCGGCCAATCAAGTCCTAGAAATGGAAGATGGACACTCCTGGGATGCGACCCATACTAACCAAAGCACTCCTGGGACTACTAGAATCGGCCAATCAGGTACTAGTCTCGCTACCAAGGATGGGAGAGGGACGGGGAGACGGACCTGCACGGGCTTGCTGCTGTAGGTCATCGGACGAACGCATGGGCAGGGtgccggcggcgaggcgcggggagccGCAGCCCGCACCTGCAGAGCCGAGCCGCGCACCCTGGAGGCAAGCCGCCCAAGAGCCATCCCTCGCGGAGGtcgtggacggcggcggcggcgacgtcggggACGGCGGCGGTCGACGGCGTCTAGGGTTGGGGCGGGCAGGTTGGTGCTCGCTCGATTTCTCCAGAACCTTCTCCAGAGTGGATCGGGCGCTCCCTATATACTCCACCTGTCTGTCCATTCGGTTGAtgctttgtttgattttttttaaaatataagtctttttaaatatTTCAATACGGatctatataggcatataataggAGTATGTAGTTCATGTTGGAATCTCTACTAAAAAAgagttatatttaggaacggacagAATACTACGTTTAATTGCAAACCAACCTGTGCTTCGGTGATTAGGAGGATTGTGGTTATACCTGGCCATGGGACAGGCCGGGTCGGGCTTGGGCCGGGTCTAAAAAAGCCCacggcagaaaactgaggcccaggccctaccatcgggtctacttttcaagcacaagcccgacccatctggtaaaaagccctgagGGCTTAGGGTCGTGGGttgggcctcttccttaaaatgccaatatgccaagcccaagcccgtccaggccttgctggtgggctcaaaactcaggcacaagcccggcccacgggcaagcccatgggcctaggccctggattttagggctgGGCTGACAGGGCCGGGCCGGAGATGGCTAGGACTAACTGTGGTATCCTTTGCCCATCAGAGTTGTAAGTCTGGTGAtcgcatttttctgaatttttggcaatgtgcatttagtgggaggagacgtcccCGTTGACTACAAAGGCGTCTATGACGACTTCATCAATTTTAAGATGATGTGCTGGTTCAGTCtcgcggaggtgctcataggggtagtgtcgtggttttgtcatggcagatgtcctaatgtAAGGACTTAGACGTGAGGCCATCGCAAACGGTGATTAGCTTGTCGGGGTTGAGCGGGTCGAAGGACacgggtttacccaggttcggcccctcacgatggaggtaaaaggCTACTCCTGTTTTTCTACTTATTGCTTGAGTATCGATTATAAGGGAGCGGATTTGCTTGAGCTAACTATCGATTGATTGTAAAAGCCTACTCCGCCGCAACAGTCGCTCCACACCACTAACCTACAGCCCCCACGCCGCTGCGAGGGGTAAAGACCTGCTGCGCTGCCACCAGCCATCCCCGCCGCCACGCTACCACACCACCACCACACAAGCGTCTCCGAGCCCTACCAGAGCCGCCCAGCACCCTGCTACCCCACCCCGGAGCAGTCAAGCCGCCAACCGCCATGCCACTACCTAGCCTGGCTGCCGGCCACCCCCAAAGGCGTCCGTCGCCACCACCCCCGGATCTGGGCAGGGGCACCCAGATCCGCCGCCAGCAAGGCCCCgcccccaccccggagccccacaAGGAGGGGGGAGAACCGTCGGCACTCCAGGACGCATGGGAGGAAGGAGCTAAGCACGAGGAAGGAGCtgagcatcccaggaaatcctctttgctgcattctgtgctaggatccgagcagtgtcttccgcattgggtgttcgtaagtattgcggtccaaacactgccaccactgcccgacataacttgtagaaacactcaatggtggtggactcggccatgcgcccatagtcgtcgagtgaatcactgatacgtctccgtcgtatctacttttccaaacacttttgcccttgttttggactctaacttgcatgatttgaatgaaactaacccggactgacgttgttttcagcagaattgccatgatgttgttttatgtgcagaaaacaaaagttctcggaatgacctgaaactccacggaacgtcaagttaaaaataataaaaaatccttgccaaagatgaagaccaggggccccacaccctgtccacgagggtgggggtgccccccctagggcgcgccccctacctcgtgggccccctggagctcctccgacgccaactccaactctatatatttgctttcggggagaaaaaaattaaggagaagaaataatcgcgttttacgatacggagccgccgccaagccctaaaacctcttgggagggctgatctggagtccgttcgtggcttgagagagggggattcgtcgccgtcgtcatcatcaaccatcctccatcaccaatttcatgatgctcacc is part of the Triticum aestivum cultivar Chinese Spring unplaced genomic scaffold, IWGSC CS RefSeq v2.1 scaffold72578, whole genome shotgun sequence genome and encodes:
- the LOC123172805 gene encoding uncharacterized protein, yielding MALGRLASRVRGSALQVRAAAPRASPPAPCPCVRPMTYSSKPVQGEQQGKGPSRPIDLLRESKWRNAKDDGAGIHTSAPRVPQPAPRTTPLAGGQPVSCRSISSEVSSLLPSSLTDA